One stretch of Pieris brassicae chromosome 8, ilPieBrab1.1, whole genome shotgun sequence DNA includes these proteins:
- the LOC123713133 gene encoding bone morphogenetic protein receptor type-1B isoform X2, whose protein sequence is MRLSRGIVCECAGASACPDGAANGTCSTQPGGYCFVAVEEVLDDAGLVVLERTAGCLPPDESGFMQCKSSQVPHQHPKVIECCEKDLCNRHLRPQLAEPPPSVPETPALLPTQAGPPVALVAVALGVALVAFLAAFWLLLRKRRGGCKRPPSPPAPAPLVDASSGSGSGLPLLVQRTVAKQIQMVESIGKGRYGEVWLARWRGEKVAVKVFFTTEEASWFRETEIYQTVLMRHENILGFIAADIKGTGSWTQMLLITDYHENGSLHDHLQAVVLDPPGLMAMAYSIVSGLAHLHMDIFGTKGKPAIAHRDIKSKNILVKRNGQCAIADFGLAVRYVAERHEVDIAPNTRVGTRRYMPPEVLDERLDVANFEAFKMADMYSLGLVLWEMCRRCATGDKAQYVEPYALPYHEWVPPDPSFEDMHAVVVQKGVRPPVPARWMGAEPLATLTTLMSECWHANPPVRLTALRVKKTLAKYHSDPAAKLV, encoded by the exons ATGAGATTAA GTCGGGGCATCGTGTGCGAGTGCGCGGGCGCGAGCGCCTGCCCCGACGGCGCCGCCAACGGCACTTGCAGCACTCAACCTGGTGGGTACTGTTTCGTCGCCGTAGAAGAAGTGCTGGATGATGCAGGCCTCGTCGTGCTAGAGAGGACCGCCGGCTGTTTGCCACCTGATGAGTCAGGGTTTATGCAG TGTAAAAGCTCGCAAGTCCCACACCAGCACCCCAAGGTTATCGAATGCTGCGAAAAGGACCTTTGTAACCGACACCTGAGGCCGCAACTGGCAGAGCCGCCGCCCTCGGTGCCCGAGACGCCCGCCCTGCTGCCAACGCAAGCCGGCCCGCCCGTAGCCCTTGTGGCTGTCGCCCTCGGCGTCGCCCTGGTCGCCTTCCTTGCCGCCTTCTGGCTGCTGCTGCGCAAGCGCCGCGGTGGCTGCAAGAGGCCTCCCTCTCCACCTGCGCCCGCGCCCCTCGTCGACGCCTCATCCGGTTCTGGGTCTGGGCTGCCGCTGCTCGTGCAGCGCACCGTGGCCAAGCAGATTCAAATGGTGGAATCCATCGGCAAAGGCCGCTACGGCGAAGTGTGGCTCGCGCGTTGGCGAGGCGAGAAGGTGGCCGTCAAAGTATTCTTCACCACCGAGGAGGCCTCCTGGTTCCGCGAGACCGAGATCTACCAGACCGTGCTCATGAGGCACGAGAACATCCTCGGTTTTATCGCCGCCGACATCAAGGGCACCGGCTCGTGGACGCAGATGCTGCTCATCACCGACTACCACGAGAACGGCTCCCTGCACGACCACCTCCAGGCGGTGGTGCTCGATCCGCCCGGTCTCATGGCGATGGCCTACTCCATCGTCAGTGGACTCGCCCATCTGCACATGGATATCTTCGGCACCAAGGGAAAACCGGCGATCGCCCACCGCGACATCAAGAGTAAGAACATCCTCGTGAAGCGCAACGGGCAGTGCGCCATCGCAGACTTTGGGCTGGCCGTGCGGTACGTGGCCGAGCGGCACGAGGTGGACATCGCGCCGAACACGAGGGTGGGCACGAGGCGTTACATGCCACCGGAGGTGCTCGACGAGAGGCTCGACGTGGCTAACTTCGAAGCCTTCAAGATGGCCGACATGTACTCGCTGGGGCTGGTGCTGTGGGAGATGTGCCGGCGCTGCGCCACGGGCGACAAGGCGCAGTACGTGGAGCCTTACGCGCTGCCCTATCACGAGTGGGTGCCGCCCGACCCCTCGTTCGAGGACATGCACGCGGTCGTGGTCCAGAAAGGCGTCAGGCCGCCAGTGCCCGCGCGTTGGATGGGCGCCGAGCCCCTGGCCACGCTCACCACGCTTATGTCCGAGTGCTGGCACGCCAACCCGCCCGTTCGGCTCACGGCGTTGCGCGTCAAGAAGACGCTGGCCAAGTACCACT
- the LOC123713133 gene encoding bone morphogenetic protein receptor type-1B isoform X4, with product MGRGIVCECAGASACPDGAANGTCSTQPGGYCFVAVEEVLDDAGLVVLERTAGCLPPDESGFMQCKSSQVPHQHPKVIECCEKDLCNRHLRPQLAEPPPSVPETPALLPTQAGPPVALVAVALGVALVAFLAAFWLLLRKRRGGCKRPPSPPAPAPLVDASSGSGSGLPLLVQRTVAKQIQMVESIGKGRYGEVWLARWRGEKVAVKVFFTTEEASWFRETEIYQTVLMRHENILGFIAADIKGTGSWTQMLLITDYHENGSLHDHLQAVVLDPPGLMAMAYSIVSGLAHLHMDIFGTKGKPAIAHRDIKSKNILVKRNGQCAIADFGLAVRYVAERHEVDIAPNTRVGTRRYMPPEVLDERLDVANFEAFKMADMYSLGLVLWEMCRRCATGDKAQYVEPYALPYHEWVPPDPSFEDMHAVVVQKGVRPPVPARWMGAEPLATLTTLMSECWHANPPVRLTALRVKKTLAKYHSDPAAKLV from the exons GTCGGGGCATCGTGTGCGAGTGCGCGGGCGCGAGCGCCTGCCCCGACGGCGCCGCCAACGGCACTTGCAGCACTCAACCTGGTGGGTACTGTTTCGTCGCCGTAGAAGAAGTGCTGGATGATGCAGGCCTCGTCGTGCTAGAGAGGACCGCCGGCTGTTTGCCACCTGATGAGTCAGGGTTTATGCAG TGTAAAAGCTCGCAAGTCCCACACCAGCACCCCAAGGTTATCGAATGCTGCGAAAAGGACCTTTGTAACCGACACCTGAGGCCGCAACTGGCAGAGCCGCCGCCCTCGGTGCCCGAGACGCCCGCCCTGCTGCCAACGCAAGCCGGCCCGCCCGTAGCCCTTGTGGCTGTCGCCCTCGGCGTCGCCCTGGTCGCCTTCCTTGCCGCCTTCTGGCTGCTGCTGCGCAAGCGCCGCGGTGGCTGCAAGAGGCCTCCCTCTCCACCTGCGCCCGCGCCCCTCGTCGACGCCTCATCCGGTTCTGGGTCTGGGCTGCCGCTGCTCGTGCAGCGCACCGTGGCCAAGCAGATTCAAATGGTGGAATCCATCGGCAAAGGCCGCTACGGCGAAGTGTGGCTCGCGCGTTGGCGAGGCGAGAAGGTGGCCGTCAAAGTATTCTTCACCACCGAGGAGGCCTCCTGGTTCCGCGAGACCGAGATCTACCAGACCGTGCTCATGAGGCACGAGAACATCCTCGGTTTTATCGCCGCCGACATCAAGGGCACCGGCTCGTGGACGCAGATGCTGCTCATCACCGACTACCACGAGAACGGCTCCCTGCACGACCACCTCCAGGCGGTGGTGCTCGATCCGCCCGGTCTCATGGCGATGGCCTACTCCATCGTCAGTGGACTCGCCCATCTGCACATGGATATCTTCGGCACCAAGGGAAAACCGGCGATCGCCCACCGCGACATCAAGAGTAAGAACATCCTCGTGAAGCGCAACGGGCAGTGCGCCATCGCAGACTTTGGGCTGGCCGTGCGGTACGTGGCCGAGCGGCACGAGGTGGACATCGCGCCGAACACGAGGGTGGGCACGAGGCGTTACATGCCACCGGAGGTGCTCGACGAGAGGCTCGACGTGGCTAACTTCGAAGCCTTCAAGATGGCCGACATGTACTCGCTGGGGCTGGTGCTGTGGGAGATGTGCCGGCGCTGCGCCACGGGCGACAAGGCGCAGTACGTGGAGCCTTACGCGCTGCCCTATCACGAGTGGGTGCCGCCCGACCCCTCGTTCGAGGACATGCACGCGGTCGTGGTCCAGAAAGGCGTCAGGCCGCCAGTGCCCGCGCGTTGGATGGGCGCCGAGCCCCTGGCCACGCTCACCACGCTTATGTCCGAGTGCTGGCACGCCAACCCGCCCGTTCGGCTCACGGCGTTGCGCGTCAAGAAGACGCTGGCCAAGTACCACT
- the LOC123713133 gene encoding bone morphogenetic protein receptor type-1B isoform X3 has translation MICRGIVCECAGASACPDGAANGTCSTQPGGYCFVAVEEVLDDAGLVVLERTAGCLPPDESGFMQCKSSQVPHQHPKVIECCEKDLCNRHLRPQLAEPPPSVPETPALLPTQAGPPVALVAVALGVALVAFLAAFWLLLRKRRGGCKRPPSPPAPAPLVDASSGSGSGLPLLVQRTVAKQIQMVESIGKGRYGEVWLARWRGEKVAVKVFFTTEEASWFRETEIYQTVLMRHENILGFIAADIKGTGSWTQMLLITDYHENGSLHDHLQAVVLDPPGLMAMAYSIVSGLAHLHMDIFGTKGKPAIAHRDIKSKNILVKRNGQCAIADFGLAVRYVAERHEVDIAPNTRVGTRRYMPPEVLDERLDVANFEAFKMADMYSLGLVLWEMCRRCATGDKAQYVEPYALPYHEWVPPDPSFEDMHAVVVQKGVRPPVPARWMGAEPLATLTTLMSECWHANPPVRLTALRVKKTLAKYHSDPAAKLV, from the exons ATGATTT GTCGGGGCATCGTGTGCGAGTGCGCGGGCGCGAGCGCCTGCCCCGACGGCGCCGCCAACGGCACTTGCAGCACTCAACCTGGTGGGTACTGTTTCGTCGCCGTAGAAGAAGTGCTGGATGATGCAGGCCTCGTCGTGCTAGAGAGGACCGCCGGCTGTTTGCCACCTGATGAGTCAGGGTTTATGCAG TGTAAAAGCTCGCAAGTCCCACACCAGCACCCCAAGGTTATCGAATGCTGCGAAAAGGACCTTTGTAACCGACACCTGAGGCCGCAACTGGCAGAGCCGCCGCCCTCGGTGCCCGAGACGCCCGCCCTGCTGCCAACGCAAGCCGGCCCGCCCGTAGCCCTTGTGGCTGTCGCCCTCGGCGTCGCCCTGGTCGCCTTCCTTGCCGCCTTCTGGCTGCTGCTGCGCAAGCGCCGCGGTGGCTGCAAGAGGCCTCCCTCTCCACCTGCGCCCGCGCCCCTCGTCGACGCCTCATCCGGTTCTGGGTCTGGGCTGCCGCTGCTCGTGCAGCGCACCGTGGCCAAGCAGATTCAAATGGTGGAATCCATCGGCAAAGGCCGCTACGGCGAAGTGTGGCTCGCGCGTTGGCGAGGCGAGAAGGTGGCCGTCAAAGTATTCTTCACCACCGAGGAGGCCTCCTGGTTCCGCGAGACCGAGATCTACCAGACCGTGCTCATGAGGCACGAGAACATCCTCGGTTTTATCGCCGCCGACATCAAGGGCACCGGCTCGTGGACGCAGATGCTGCTCATCACCGACTACCACGAGAACGGCTCCCTGCACGACCACCTCCAGGCGGTGGTGCTCGATCCGCCCGGTCTCATGGCGATGGCCTACTCCATCGTCAGTGGACTCGCCCATCTGCACATGGATATCTTCGGCACCAAGGGAAAACCGGCGATCGCCCACCGCGACATCAAGAGTAAGAACATCCTCGTGAAGCGCAACGGGCAGTGCGCCATCGCAGACTTTGGGCTGGCCGTGCGGTACGTGGCCGAGCGGCACGAGGTGGACATCGCGCCGAACACGAGGGTGGGCACGAGGCGTTACATGCCACCGGAGGTGCTCGACGAGAGGCTCGACGTGGCTAACTTCGAAGCCTTCAAGATGGCCGACATGTACTCGCTGGGGCTGGTGCTGTGGGAGATGTGCCGGCGCTGCGCCACGGGCGACAAGGCGCAGTACGTGGAGCCTTACGCGCTGCCCTATCACGAGTGGGTGCCGCCCGACCCCTCGTTCGAGGACATGCACGCGGTCGTGGTCCAGAAAGGCGTCAGGCCGCCAGTGCCCGCGCGTTGGATGGGCGCCGAGCCCCTGGCCACGCTCACCACGCTTATGTCCGAGTGCTGGCACGCCAACCCGCCCGTTCGGCTCACGGCGTTGCGCGTCAAGAAGACGCTGGCCAAGTACCACT
- the LOC123713133 gene encoding bone morphogenetic protein receptor type-1B isoform X1, whose protein sequence is MSLLPYVHFGRGIVCECAGASACPDGAANGTCSTQPGGYCFVAVEEVLDDAGLVVLERTAGCLPPDESGFMQCKSSQVPHQHPKVIECCEKDLCNRHLRPQLAEPPPSVPETPALLPTQAGPPVALVAVALGVALVAFLAAFWLLLRKRRGGCKRPPSPPAPAPLVDASSGSGSGLPLLVQRTVAKQIQMVESIGKGRYGEVWLARWRGEKVAVKVFFTTEEASWFRETEIYQTVLMRHENILGFIAADIKGTGSWTQMLLITDYHENGSLHDHLQAVVLDPPGLMAMAYSIVSGLAHLHMDIFGTKGKPAIAHRDIKSKNILVKRNGQCAIADFGLAVRYVAERHEVDIAPNTRVGTRRYMPPEVLDERLDVANFEAFKMADMYSLGLVLWEMCRRCATGDKAQYVEPYALPYHEWVPPDPSFEDMHAVVVQKGVRPPVPARWMGAEPLATLTTLMSECWHANPPVRLTALRVKKTLAKYHSDPAAKLV, encoded by the exons ATGAGTTTACTGCCTTACGTGCACTTTG GTCGGGGCATCGTGTGCGAGTGCGCGGGCGCGAGCGCCTGCCCCGACGGCGCCGCCAACGGCACTTGCAGCACTCAACCTGGTGGGTACTGTTTCGTCGCCGTAGAAGAAGTGCTGGATGATGCAGGCCTCGTCGTGCTAGAGAGGACCGCCGGCTGTTTGCCACCTGATGAGTCAGGGTTTATGCAG TGTAAAAGCTCGCAAGTCCCACACCAGCACCCCAAGGTTATCGAATGCTGCGAAAAGGACCTTTGTAACCGACACCTGAGGCCGCAACTGGCAGAGCCGCCGCCCTCGGTGCCCGAGACGCCCGCCCTGCTGCCAACGCAAGCCGGCCCGCCCGTAGCCCTTGTGGCTGTCGCCCTCGGCGTCGCCCTGGTCGCCTTCCTTGCCGCCTTCTGGCTGCTGCTGCGCAAGCGCCGCGGTGGCTGCAAGAGGCCTCCCTCTCCACCTGCGCCCGCGCCCCTCGTCGACGCCTCATCCGGTTCTGGGTCTGGGCTGCCGCTGCTCGTGCAGCGCACCGTGGCCAAGCAGATTCAAATGGTGGAATCCATCGGCAAAGGCCGCTACGGCGAAGTGTGGCTCGCGCGTTGGCGAGGCGAGAAGGTGGCCGTCAAAGTATTCTTCACCACCGAGGAGGCCTCCTGGTTCCGCGAGACCGAGATCTACCAGACCGTGCTCATGAGGCACGAGAACATCCTCGGTTTTATCGCCGCCGACATCAAGGGCACCGGCTCGTGGACGCAGATGCTGCTCATCACCGACTACCACGAGAACGGCTCCCTGCACGACCACCTCCAGGCGGTGGTGCTCGATCCGCCCGGTCTCATGGCGATGGCCTACTCCATCGTCAGTGGACTCGCCCATCTGCACATGGATATCTTCGGCACCAAGGGAAAACCGGCGATCGCCCACCGCGACATCAAGAGTAAGAACATCCTCGTGAAGCGCAACGGGCAGTGCGCCATCGCAGACTTTGGGCTGGCCGTGCGGTACGTGGCCGAGCGGCACGAGGTGGACATCGCGCCGAACACGAGGGTGGGCACGAGGCGTTACATGCCACCGGAGGTGCTCGACGAGAGGCTCGACGTGGCTAACTTCGAAGCCTTCAAGATGGCCGACATGTACTCGCTGGGGCTGGTGCTGTGGGAGATGTGCCGGCGCTGCGCCACGGGCGACAAGGCGCAGTACGTGGAGCCTTACGCGCTGCCCTATCACGAGTGGGTGCCGCCCGACCCCTCGTTCGAGGACATGCACGCGGTCGTGGTCCAGAAAGGCGTCAGGCCGCCAGTGCCCGCGCGTTGGATGGGCGCCGAGCCCCTGGCCACGCTCACCACGCTTATGTCCGAGTGCTGGCACGCCAACCCGCCCGTTCGGCTCACGGCGTTGCGCGTCAAGAAGACGCTGGCCAAGTACCACT